Proteins encoded in a region of the Zea mays cultivar B73 chromosome 2, Zm-B73-REFERENCE-NAM-5.0, whole genome shotgun sequence genome:
- the LOC109944563 gene encoding nucleolin, with protein sequence MGQQPKPPASPSPPPCPPSDPDPGSGFDPIEEWLVDFDPAMLSELEAKGPELAEQAAVPHTLETAAQKSFDLEFGVKDQKVEVVSSELDGLLALDHLLVSGIDDLAMREDIPEKAVAMKMAATPPAAADTEMNATISVEVESEGGKEGQEAPATPADAEMMNTMVSVEVEAQGGKEGQESSDEESELESSEDDDELSSSEDSSSSEDEKEQGVNNDEESSEASSSEEEGREVRRHGGNW encoded by the coding sequence ATGGGGCAACAGCCTAAGCCGCCCGCGTCCCCATCCCCACCGCCGTGCCCGCCCTCGGACCCGGACCCAGGCAGCGGCTTCGACCCCATCGAGGAGTGGCTCGTGGACTTCGACCCAGCCATGTTGAGCGAGCTAGAGGCCAAGGGCCCCGAACTCGCTGAGCAAGCGGCGGTTCCGCACACGCTGGAGACGGCGGCGCAAAAGAGCTTCGACCTCGAGTTTGGTGTGAAGGACCAGAAGGTCGAGGTGGTGAGCAGCGAATTGGACGGGCTGCTTGCCCTAGATCACCTTCTTGTGTCTGGGATCGACGATTTGGCCATGAGAGAGGATATTCCAGAGAAAGCGGTTGCTATGAAGATGGCTGCCACACCGCCTGCAGCTGCTGATACTGAGATGAATGCCACGATATCCGTTGAAGTGGAATCGGAAGGTGGCAAAGAAGGGCAGGAGGCACCGGCCACACCTGCTGATGCTGAGATGATGAATACCATGGTGTCCGTGGAAGTGGAAGCTCAAGGTGGCAAGGAAGGGCAGGAGAGCAGCGATGAAGAGTCGGAATTAGAGAGTAGCGAGGATGATGACGAGCTGTCATCCAGCGAGGATTCCTCAAGCAGCGAGGACGAGAAAGAGCAGGGGGTCAACAACGATGAGGAATCAAGTGAAGCCTCAAGCAGCGAAGAGGAAGGGCGGGAAGTTAGGAGGCATGGTGGTAACTGGTAA